The region CTACGCCCGGTTTGCCGCCGACGTCAACGGCGACAAGGGAAAGTACGAAGGGAACAGAAACGGGGACCTGTACTACTATTACCGCGACGCCCTGGATACGCAGCTCAAGCATGACGAATGGGCGCCGCGCTTCTATGTGGGCACCGCCACCTTCGACGGGGTGGTGAAGAACACCAAAGCCACCGTGGGCCGGCTGACCACCAACCACCTGAACGACTTTGTGCTGGACGGCGGCGACGTGGGGGTCAAGCTGGGGGACAAGGCCACCGCTTACGTCTACGGCGGCAAGCCGGTGAGCTTCTACTACCACACGGGGCACGACCTGCTCGCGGGGGGCGGCGCCACCTACCAGCTTGCGTCGCGCACCAGATTTGCCGGGGAATACACCCGCCTGAGCACCAAAGGGGTGGACACCGACTACGGCAAGATGCGCGTGGACCAGACCTTTGCCAACGGCAGCGCCTCTTTGGGGAGCACCGTTATGAACGGCGCCGTCGGCCTCAATGGGGAAATGGGCTATGAAGTGGCGGCCACCGGCACCATCCTCACCGCCAAATACCACGGGATGCTCAACGACGTCGGCACCGCCAGCTATGTGGTCAACCCGCTGACCGACGTGGTCGGGGTGGAAAGCCGCTACAACAAATACGAACTGGGCGCCCACCAGGCGTTCCTCAACCACTTCGTCCTGGGCATCCGTTTTCAGGAGCGCATCGTCACCGGCCAGGAAAACTTCGGCAACCGCAGTTACGAGAGAATCGGCGGCACCTTCGACATCTCCGGCCTGCCCCACAAGGACACCTACATCTCCTTCAGCGCCGACTACTGGGGGGTCAGGCGCACCCCCATCTCCAACAGCAACGACAGCATCCAGTACGGCGTCCGGGTGGGCCAGAAACTCACCAAAGCGGTTGACATCTGGGCCGGCACCTCCTACAACCGCTACGACTACGACCAGAACCTCAACCTGAGCCTCAACCCGGACTACAGCACCGGCTACAACTACTACGCCAAGAAAATGGACTGGTCGCGCAACTACTATATCGGCGCCCAGTACCGGCCCACGAAGATGATCAGCCTCTCCGCCGACGTCAACCTGGAGCACGGCAGCTTCTACAACGATCTGAACAACGGCCTGAACACGAACTACACCACGGAATTGTGGGCGAACATCATCTTTTAGGGAGAGGTACAACCATGAACATCAAGACAACGGCACTGAGTCTGGCGACGGCCGCACTACTGCTGTGCGTCGCTCTTGCCGCATTTGCCGTGGAATCGAACAAGCCAGCCAGCCACGACGCCACCTGGCTGCACAACCACGGCGCCGCGAGCAAGGTGAAACTGGCCGAATGCCTGGAATGCCACGCGGACCGTGTGTCGTGCATCCAATGCCACCAGGAGGTGCAGCCGCGCAACCACACGGGTGCCTGGACGAGGAAAGGGCATGGCCTGGAGGCCCGCTGGGACCGGAGTTCCTGCCTTGCCTGCCACAAGGAGGACAGCTGTATCGAATGCCACCAGAACACGCCGCCGGCAAGCCACCGCAGCGGCTGGAGTTCCGGCCACTGCACCCAGTGCCACAAACCGGTTCAGGAGAGCACCTGCTTCGTCTGTCACAAGACTACGCCGCATAACTAAGTCCCTGATGCGTCGTACCGCCGTGCCGTCCTGCAGTCCGTGGGGAAGGGAAGTGTGGGCCTCTTCCCCACGGCGTGAGCCCGTGGAGTTCTCCCTCCTTCCTCCACGGGCTTTTTTTAGGGGCATACCCCGGGCTCAATTTAGCAGCTGACGATAAGGCCCCCTAGGCGTGGCAATATTCCTCCATCTGGATAAGGATTACTTTGTCGAGTTTACCGCCGGTTTATTCCCTGGATATGTAATTCTTGAAAAAATACTGTACACTCAAACTGTACACCAAAATTTGGTAAACATGGTAAATATGGTTGACATGGGAAGGGTAGCGATGGTATCTAATTACTTAATATAACTGTAAGTTTTTAAAATTACACAAGAAGCGGAAAACGGGAAAAACGCCTCATAACCCGAAGGTCACAGGTTCAAATTGTGTGCTGAAATGTGCCGCTGCTGCGCCAAGTCCTGCACTATGATGGCAAAAAGCTGCTGCGACATGATGTCCAAGGCCGCCTGATATGATTTCCCGTTGATACGTTGGAAACTTTCACCTGCCTTTCACTGACAAGGTGGATTTTGATAGATTTGAGAAGATTTAAATAGACTGTTGACGGCAAGATACACAAGGCAACTATATGTTTTTGTTCAAATATTTAAATCTGAAGGACAGCTTTCGAATCCCTACTTCTCCGCCAGTAAAAACAAAGGGTTACAGCTTTACGGCTATAACCCTTTTTGTTTAAGGAACAAAAACCTGAGGATGGAATGTTCCCGGTTCATGGGCATCGTTGCCTGAAAGGAAAGAGACCATGGGAAGATCTATGCAGGAAATATTGATATTCAATGCGTTCATGCAACATACGAGCGATTCCATCGTCATCAAGGAATACTTCGCCACCGAGCGGGGCGAGTTCACGGGCGGCAAAATTATCTGCGCCAGCGCAACCAAGGCCCGGCACTACGGCCTCACCATGGACACCATCCGGGGTTGCACCGATTTCGACCTGCTGCCCCGCGAACAGGCCGAAAAGGCCCTGCAGGACGACCTGTGGGTGATGAAACACCGCAAACCGATTGAAGACCAGCGCGAAACCATAACCCACAAAAACGGCGAAATCGTCAAGGTTTCCGTCACCAAATTTCCCTGGATCCTGCCGAGCGGTGAAGTGGTGGGGGTCATGTGCATAGCCCGGAACATCACCATAAGAGAAAGGGCCAAGCAACAGGCCCGCGACCTGCTGGAGTTCATGAAACGGGAGATTTTGCACCCCCTTCTCCCGCTGTACCATGCCGGTTGCAGGCCATCTCCGTCAGGCAACGTGCTGAAGCCCGTCATCCTGCGTTTGATACGAAAGCTGGCCGAAACGAGGGATTTGAAGGCATGATCGCACATAATGCCGCCGCTGCGCCTGCCACGACCATGCTGTTCGCCCCGCCCCCCCTGCCCCATCTCCGCACGCAACCGGTCATTGCCACGACCGCTTGCCATTGCCTTGTCAATTTGACGACGTTTTATCAAAATGAAAGGCTTTCTATCAAATCGACACTGCCTGCGGCAGATATGGCAGCAATTTTCCCTTCCGGCCTGAAACGGCACATCCCGCGTTCCACGTTCCGCCGCCTGCGTTAAGCTGCGTCCCTCCCCCTGTTTACGACAGAATGTCGCTCCTTGGCATACATTATGTATCGAAATACATAACGCCTGTTTGTTTGCACAGCGGTCTTTTTCACGCGGATAGTATTGTATCATACGTTATATACTTACAAACATATCGCATGGTACGAGGGCAATCCCTGCCGTGAAATATCGCGGAACACTGCCCAACGTATGAGCATCCTGCAAATCTATTCACCATGGAGAGGTTATGGCGATCAACGCCCATGAATTCGATGAGATTGCGCGAAATATCTTCGCACCTGCGTATCCGCTGCTGGCGGGACAGATCGTTTCTGCTACCGGCCTCTCAAAAGGTGCATGCCTCGATGTCGGCAGCGGGGGCGGCTATCTGGGGCTGGCATTGGCCTCGGTGACCGACCTTCAGGTCTGGCTGCTCGACGAATGCGAAGACAACAGGAACATCGCCGAGGAAAACATCTGCCAAAGGGACCTGGCCGGCAGGGTCCGGGCGCTCACCGGGGATGTCCACGCCATCCCGCTTGGAGACGGGTCCATTGACCTTGTGGTCAGCAGGAGTTCGCTCTTTTTCTGGAAGAACCCGGATGTGGCCTTCAGGGAAATCAGGCGGGTGCTCGCTCCGGGAGGTTCGGCATATATCGGCGGCGGCTTCGGTTCAAAGGAGCTTCGCTGCCGTATTGAAGAGCAGATGTCCCGGCGTTCGCCCGACTGGCGGCCGAAGTTCGACGAAAGACAGGACGATGATTTCTTTGTCGCCCACCTCCGCTCCGCAGGCATCGAGGATTTCCGGATTACCAGGGATGAAAGCGGTTTCTGGATTTCATTCCCCAAATAACCACCACGTGCCCCGCGGCAAATCTCCCCGCCCGGGCGGTATGCACGACA is a window of Geobacter sp. FeAm09 DNA encoding:
- a CDS encoding PAS domain-containing protein; the protein is MQHTSDSIVIKEYFATERGEFTGGKIICASATKARHYGLTMDTIRGCTDFDLLPREQAEKALQDDLWVMKHRKPIEDQRETITHKNGEIVKVSVTKFPWILPSGEVVGVMCIARNITIRERAKQQARDLLEFMKREILHPLLPLYHAGCRPSPSGNVLKPVILRLIRKLAETRDLKA
- a CDS encoding class I SAM-dependent methyltransferase; amino-acid sequence: MAINAHEFDEIARNIFAPAYPLLAGQIVSATGLSKGACLDVGSGGGYLGLALASVTDLQVWLLDECEDNRNIAEENICQRDLAGRVRALTGDVHAIPLGDGSIDLVVSRSSLFFWKNPDVAFREIRRVLAPGGSAYIGGGFGSKELRCRIEEQMSRRSPDWRPKFDERQDDDFFVAHLRSAGIEDFRITRDESGFWISFPK